A window from Thermomonas aquatica encodes these proteins:
- a CDS encoding DoxX family protein encodes MNSSEARQPANDWPLFGFRLLVALLIGVHGWYRLLHDGSPVFGEWLAGEGVPLPYVVAWGVTCAEILGSACLALGLCVRPFAALFMAVYSMGIVLVHAPEGWFVVGAGRNGMEYSVLLIGSLAVLALRVRAPLWRALPPR; translated from the coding sequence ATGAACAGTTCCGAAGCGCGGCAACCTGCGAACGACTGGCCGCTGTTCGGCTTCCGCCTGCTGGTCGCGCTGCTGATCGGCGTACACGGCTGGTACCGCCTGCTGCACGACGGCAGCCCGGTGTTCGGCGAATGGCTGGCGGGCGAAGGCGTGCCGCTGCCCTACGTGGTGGCATGGGGCGTCACCTGCGCCGAAATCCTCGGCTCGGCCTGCCTGGCGCTGGGCCTGTGCGTGCGCCCGTTCGCCGCGTTGTTCATGGCGGTCTACAGCATGGGCATCGTGCTGGTGCACGCCCCCGAAGGCTGGTTCGTGGTCGGCGCCGGCCGCAACGGCATGGAATACAGCGTGCTGCTGATCGGCAGCCTCGCCGTGCTCGCACTGCGCGTCCGGGCGCCGCTGTGGCGGGCGTTGCCTCCGCGCTGA
- a CDS encoding DoxX family protein, producing MDAQVPLPASRGRTESARGAPFLPARLRGYPWWPLDDALRLLRIVTALLFMAHASMRFVYGSIPQFAQFMESRGFPHGELWVLAITCYELGAGSLLLLDRGVRWAASGLAVIVAVGIWLIHRHNGWFVGEHGTGGSEYSVALLAMLLVLAAHDAARRQDHNPGSPA from the coding sequence ATGGACGCACAGGTACCCCTCCCCGCGTCGCGCGGCCGAACGGAATCGGCCCGCGGCGCACCGTTCCTGCCGGCCCGGCTGCGCGGCTACCCGTGGTGGCCGCTGGACGATGCCCTGCGCCTGCTGCGCATCGTCACCGCGCTGCTGTTCATGGCGCATGCGTCGATGCGCTTCGTCTACGGCAGCATCCCGCAGTTCGCGCAGTTCATGGAATCGCGCGGGTTCCCGCACGGCGAACTCTGGGTACTGGCGATCACCTGCTACGAACTCGGCGCCGGCAGCCTGCTGCTGCTCGACCGCGGCGTGCGCTGGGCGGCCAGCGGACTGGCGGTGATCGTCGCGGTCGGCATTTGGTTGATCCATCGCCACAACGGCTGGTTCGTCGGCGAGCACGGCACCGGCGGCAGCGAATACAGCGTGGCCCTGCTGGCGATGCTGCTGGTGCTCGCCGCGCACGACGCCGCCCGCCGACAGGACCACAACCCCGGGAGTCCCGCATGA
- a CDS encoding TonB-dependent receptor, producing the protein MHASQRTNPCKRTALCLALAIGLGFAGLAPAQSNTAGAIYGRASQGDTVVIENAATGFRREIAVGADGGFRAPQTPSGSYTVTLRRADGSSQVRERVAVSVGTGTQIDFSTGDTTTLDAVTVRADAVNPVDVSSVESTTILSARQLAAIPVARDATSVALLAPGTVRGDAAFGNLASFGGSSVAENAYYVNGFNITNAFNNLAFAQIPFEAIAEQQVKTGGYGAEFGRSTGGVVNLITRRGTNEFSAGGAIYWTPSSLAGKTPDIHLDNGDLLEDNSKDQGEQSSIALWAGGALVKDRLFAYGLVQFARNQADAWGDVNAGVNTRTRTRSPTWLLKMDWNIAQDHLLELTSFSDVARATQTVHTNGEGALDRTGVLGTVHTEQGGTSHALKYTGYFGDDFTLSALYGYGKFSRSIYGIAANGIRQEWSGDIHAPDTGCPVVVDQRNSTLLGVTAAIHGCDFIGGTLGRPDAGDTRRQFRVDAEWQLGDHQLRFGYDADRFTSVAGGAVEGGQVWNYATIDPDGVPLNDDDIDFVVNVVFKNGATVDVDQRAFYIEDSWQVTPNFLAYAGLRWDSFENKNGNGQSYVSIDNQLGPRLGFAWDVNGDSSLKVFGNAGRYALPLTATVAIRGASASIFSQQLFFYDGVDPATGAPTGATPFTPVTYLNNEFGANKDPRTIASDNLQPMYQDEYILGFQKQIGDHWSLGLRTVFRDLRRAIDDNCDERAIYDWALDNGYVDPDGDPFEAPGDSTVPKEIAFINPGFTFCHLYNPGSDGIFNIDIDGNGTLEKVTIDAATLGPKAKRSYSAAEFFFEGHWDKLFLQGSYTWARSTGNTEGGVKSDIGQADTGTTQDFDYRELMLGANGPLPNDRKHTLKVFGNYELNDQWSVGGNLLVQSGRPINCFGVYGSDPLHYGASYFSCSDAPGTDADGDGVLDNGTQIVPRGSAGRTPWQRQLDLNVAWKPAFADGRLTFKLDVFNVFDSRTVTSVVETGETAQGSSLFDTVYGIPTGFQAPRSVRLMLQYAF; encoded by the coding sequence ATGCACGCATCTCAGCGCACCAATCCTTGCAAGCGCACCGCCCTCTGCCTGGCCCTGGCCATCGGCCTGGGTTTCGCCGGGCTCGCACCGGCGCAGAGCAATACCGCCGGCGCGATCTACGGCCGCGCATCGCAGGGCGACACGGTGGTGATCGAGAACGCCGCCACCGGCTTCCGCCGCGAGATCGCGGTCGGCGCGGACGGCGGCTTCCGCGCGCCGCAGACCCCTTCAGGCAGCTACACCGTGACCCTGCGCCGCGCCGACGGCAGCAGCCAGGTGCGCGAACGGGTGGCGGTCAGCGTGGGCACCGGCACCCAGATCGACTTCTCCACCGGCGACACGACCACGCTGGATGCCGTGACGGTGCGCGCTGACGCCGTCAATCCGGTCGACGTGTCGTCGGTGGAGTCCACCACCATCCTCAGCGCGCGCCAGCTCGCCGCCATCCCGGTCGCGCGCGACGCCACCAGCGTCGCCCTGCTCGCGCCGGGCACGGTGCGCGGCGATGCCGCGTTCGGCAACCTCGCCTCGTTCGGCGGCTCCTCGGTGGCGGAGAACGCCTACTACGTCAACGGCTTCAACATCACCAACGCGTTCAACAACCTCGCCTTCGCGCAGATCCCGTTCGAGGCGATCGCCGAGCAGCAGGTCAAGACCGGCGGCTACGGCGCGGAGTTCGGCCGCTCCACCGGCGGCGTGGTCAACCTGATCACCCGCCGCGGCACCAACGAATTCTCCGCCGGCGGCGCGATCTACTGGACGCCGTCGTCGCTGGCGGGGAAAACCCCGGACATCCACCTCGACAACGGCGACCTGCTGGAGGACAACTCGAAGGACCAGGGCGAGCAATCCAGCATCGCGCTGTGGGCCGGCGGCGCGCTGGTCAAGGACCGCCTGTTCGCCTATGGCCTGGTGCAGTTCGCGCGCAACCAGGCCGACGCCTGGGGCGACGTCAACGCCGGCGTCAACACCCGCACGCGCACGCGATCGCCGACGTGGCTGCTGAAGATGGACTGGAACATCGCGCAGGACCACCTGCTGGAACTGACCAGCTTCTCCGACGTGGCGCGCGCCACCCAGACCGTGCACACCAATGGCGAAGGCGCGCTCGACCGCACCGGCGTGCTCGGCACCGTGCATACCGAACAGGGCGGCACCAGCCACGCGCTGAAATACACCGGCTACTTCGGCGACGATTTCACCCTGTCCGCGCTGTACGGCTACGGCAAGTTCTCGCGCAGCATCTACGGCATCGCCGCCAACGGCATCCGCCAGGAATGGTCGGGCGACATCCATGCGCCCGACACGGGCTGCCCGGTCGTCGTCGACCAGCGCAATTCCACCCTGCTCGGGGTGACGGCCGCGATCCACGGCTGCGACTTCATCGGCGGCACCCTCGGCCGCCCGGACGCCGGCGACACCCGCAGGCAGTTCCGCGTCGATGCCGAATGGCAGCTCGGCGACCACCAGCTGCGCTTCGGCTACGACGCCGACCGCTTCACCTCGGTCGCCGGCGGCGCGGTCGAGGGCGGCCAGGTGTGGAACTACGCCACCATCGACCCCGACGGCGTGCCGCTGAACGACGACGACATCGATTTCGTGGTCAACGTGGTGTTCAAGAACGGCGCCACCGTCGACGTGGACCAGCGCGCCTTCTACATCGAGGACAGCTGGCAGGTCACCCCGAATTTCCTCGCCTACGCCGGCCTGCGCTGGGACAGCTTCGAGAACAAGAACGGCAACGGCCAGTCCTACGTCTCGATCGACAACCAGCTCGGCCCGCGCCTGGGCTTCGCCTGGGACGTCAACGGCGATTCCAGCCTGAAGGTGTTCGGCAACGCCGGCCGCTACGCGCTGCCGCTGACCGCCACCGTCGCCATCCGCGGCGCCAGCGCCTCGATCTTCAGCCAGCAGCTGTTCTTCTACGATGGCGTCGATCCCGCCACCGGCGCACCGACCGGCGCGACCCCGTTCACCCCGGTCACCTACCTCAACAACGAGTTCGGCGCGAACAAGGATCCGCGCACGATCGCCTCCGACAACCTGCAACCGATGTACCAGGACGAATACATCCTGGGCTTCCAGAAGCAGATCGGGGACCACTGGTCGCTCGGCCTGCGCACCGTGTTCCGCGACCTGCGCCGCGCCATCGACGACAACTGCGACGAGCGCGCGATCTACGACTGGGCGCTGGACAACGGCTACGTCGACCCCGACGGCGATCCGTTCGAGGCGCCGGGCGACAGCACGGTGCCGAAGGAGATCGCCTTCATCAACCCCGGCTTCACCTTCTGCCACCTGTACAACCCGGGCAGCGACGGCATCTTCAACATCGACATCGACGGCAACGGAACGCTGGAAAAGGTGACCATCGACGCCGCCACCCTCGGGCCGAAGGCCAAGCGCAGCTATTCGGCGGCCGAATTCTTCTTCGAGGGCCATTGGGACAAGCTGTTCCTGCAGGGCTCGTACACCTGGGCGCGCAGCACCGGCAATACCGAGGGCGGGGTGAAGTCCGACATCGGCCAGGCCGATACCGGCACCACCCAGGATTTCGACTACCGCGAGCTGATGCTGGGCGCCAACGGCCCGCTGCCGAACGACCGCAAGCACACCCTGAAAGTGTTCGGCAACTACGAACTCAACGACCAGTGGTCGGTCGGCGGCAACCTGCTGGTGCAATCCGGGCGACCGATCAACTGCTTCGGCGTGTACGGCAGCGATCCGTTGCACTACGGCGCCTCGTATTTCTCCTGCAGCGATGCGCCGGGCACCGATGCCGACGGCGACGGCGTGCTCGACAACGGCACTCAAATCGTCCCGCGCGGCAGCGCCGGGCGCACGCCCTGGCAACGCCAGCTCGACCTCAACGTGGCCTGGAAGCCGGCCTTCGCCGATGGCCGCCTGACCTTCAAGCTGGACGTGTTCAACGTGTTCGATTCGCGCACGGTGACCAGCGTGGTCGAAACCGGCGAAACCGCCCAGGGCAGTTCGCTGTTCGACACCGTGTACGGGATCCCCACCGGCTTCCAGGCACCGCGCTCGGTGCGACTGATGCTGCAGTACGCGTTCTAG
- a CDS encoding sensor histidine kinase, translating to MECADQIPQSTQPTALRRRWVLWLVMLVGWTAYGLLYAYQSVEWHLESGEAYSWQDELRTNLVGMWGWIPLAMFLFWMVERHPIRRGQILRACSILMLAAMAVVFVRSCFIYGLDPWVRWYKTPPSFWRDVMPTSLQNNLLLGWIMIGLAHALLYFDRAHAQERHAAELQAQLAQARLDAISAQLNPHFLFNALNSIAELVHHDAARADRMLVGLSALLRRSLDTSRLQWVSLREELELLAQYLDIEKVRLGERMQVHWHVAEDCLDEAVPPLLLQPLVENAVVHAIARRIRPGSVRIGAALVSGMLWLDVEDDGAEGLPDAEGNGIGLSNTRARLQALYGDAAALAIEETERGGTRVGLRLPRAHGAGAAVREAPAAIRFDGVPAR from the coding sequence ATGGAATGCGCAGACCAGATCCCGCAATCGACGCAACCGACCGCATTGCGCCGGCGCTGGGTGCTGTGGCTGGTGATGCTGGTCGGCTGGACCGCCTATGGGCTGCTGTATGCCTACCAGTCGGTCGAATGGCATCTCGAATCGGGCGAAGCCTACTCGTGGCAGGACGAACTGCGCACCAATCTGGTCGGCATGTGGGGCTGGATACCGCTCGCCATGTTCCTGTTCTGGATGGTGGAGCGCCACCCGATCCGGCGCGGGCAGATCCTGCGCGCTTGCTCGATCCTGATGCTGGCGGCGATGGCCGTCGTGTTCGTGCGCTCGTGCTTCATCTACGGGTTGGATCCGTGGGTCCGCTGGTACAAGACGCCGCCGTCGTTCTGGCGCGACGTGATGCCGACCAGCCTGCAGAACAACCTCCTGCTCGGCTGGATCATGATCGGGCTGGCGCACGCGCTGCTGTACTTCGACCGCGCGCATGCGCAGGAGCGGCATGCGGCGGAACTGCAGGCGCAACTGGCGCAGGCGCGGCTGGACGCGATCTCCGCCCAGCTCAACCCGCATTTCCTGTTCAACGCGCTGAACTCGATCGCCGAACTGGTGCACCACGACGCCGCGCGCGCCGACCGCATGCTGGTCGGCCTGTCCGCGCTGCTGCGGCGCAGCCTCGACACGTCGCGCCTGCAATGGGTCAGCCTGCGCGAGGAACTGGAACTGCTGGCGCAATACCTCGACATCGAGAAGGTGCGCCTGGGCGAACGCATGCAGGTGCATTGGCACGTCGCCGAGGACTGCCTCGACGAAGCAGTGCCGCCGCTGCTGCTGCAGCCGCTGGTGGAGAACGCGGTGGTGCACGCCATCGCCCGCCGCATCCGGCCGGGCAGCGTGCGCATCGGCGCCGCCCTGGTGTCCGGCATGCTGTGGCTGGACGTGGAGGACGACGGCGCCGAAGGCCTGCCCGATGCCGAGGGCAACGGGATCGGCCTTTCGAACACGCGCGCGCGCCTGCAGGCGCTGTATGGCGACGCCGCCGCGCTGGCGATCGAGGAAACCGAGCGCGGCGGCACGCGGGTGGGCCTGCGCCTGCCGCGCGCGCATGGCGCCGGCGCGGCCGTGCGCGAAGCGCCCGCTGCGATCCGCTTCGACGGGGTGCCGGCGCGATGA
- a CDS encoding LytR/AlgR family response regulator transcription factor, translating to MSALRVVVADDEPLARLRLRRLLAAMPDIEVVAECASGIEVMQLLPDCPCDLLLLDIQMPGADGFQALEHVVARPRAVVFVTAYAEHAVRAFDVQALDYLLKPISAERLQQAIERVQRALAGDAPVTASAPIRRRLALPIGRRMQMVELDELDCALAQANYVELKVGMRSFVLRETISGFHARLDPQRFLRIHRSAIVRIDAIREVEPLASGRYRVSLHGGQRLVSGRSYRDALRAALGLLAEPPLQERASA from the coding sequence ATGAGCGCCTTGCGGGTGGTGGTCGCCGACGACGAGCCGCTGGCGCGCCTGCGCCTGCGCCGCCTGCTGGCGGCGATGCCGGACATCGAGGTGGTGGCCGAATGCGCCAGCGGCATCGAGGTGATGCAGTTGCTGCCGGACTGCCCCTGCGACCTGCTGCTGCTCGACATCCAGATGCCGGGCGCGGACGGGTTCCAGGCGCTGGAACACGTGGTCGCGCGGCCGCGCGCGGTGGTGTTCGTGACCGCCTACGCGGAACACGCGGTGCGCGCGTTCGATGTGCAGGCGCTGGACTACCTGCTCAAGCCGATTTCCGCCGAACGCCTGCAACAGGCGATCGAGCGCGTGCAACGCGCGCTGGCGGGCGATGCGCCGGTGACGGCATCGGCGCCGATCCGGCGCCGGCTGGCGCTGCCGATCGGCCGGCGCATGCAGATGGTGGAACTGGACGAGCTGGATTGCGCGCTGGCGCAGGCGAACTACGTCGAGTTGAAGGTGGGCATGCGCAGCTTCGTGCTGCGCGAGACCATCAGCGGCTTCCATGCGCGGCTCGATCCGCAACGCTTCCTGCGCATCCACCGCTCGGCGATCGTGCGCATCGACGCGATCCGCGAAGTCGAGCCGCTGGCCTCCGGCCGCTACCGCGTCAGCCTGCACGGCGGGCAACGCCTGGTGTCCGGGCGCAGCTACCGCGACGCGCTGCGCGCCGCGCTCGGATTGCTGGCGGAACCGCCGCTGCAGGAACGCGCAAGCGCCTGA
- a CDS encoding MBL fold metallo-hydrolase RNA specificity domain-containing protein: MRVHFHGAAGEVTGSMHLVEAAGKRVLLDCGMSQGSREMEAANADPFPFDVASIDALVISHAHIDHIGRVPLLVKRGFRGPIFAQRATADLMPIMLMDSASLAESEAERFNRRRAHGEAEMQPLYTREDVADAMAQVRALPYDKRETILGGVDAAFRDAGHILGSSIVELWADGRKLVFSGDLGPKGTPILRDPTPIREADLVLMESTYGDRNHKERAETIAELGQILDDAWRDGGNVLIPAFAVGRSQELLYWFARHWDEWKLSRWTIFIDSPMAGKVVEVYGRHHELFDEDARRVWAERPNPFKLPNLRVTADVEESMAINRIERGAIVIAGSGMASGGRILHHLRYNLGRRGAHVVFVGYQGVGTLGRRLVDGARWVRIHGKDYRVNAAVHTVGGLSAHADQRGLLDWFGHFEPKPRLALVHGEDKAREALAGEIGERDGIEVVLARPGMALQA, from the coding sequence ATGCGAGTGCATTTCCACGGCGCGGCGGGCGAAGTCACCGGTTCCATGCACCTGGTCGAAGCGGCGGGCAAGCGCGTGCTGCTGGATTGCGGCATGTCGCAGGGCAGCCGGGAAATGGAAGCGGCCAACGCCGACCCGTTCCCGTTCGATGTCGCCTCCATCGACGCGCTTGTGATCAGCCATGCGCACATCGACCACATCGGCCGGGTGCCGCTGCTGGTCAAGCGCGGCTTCCGTGGCCCGATCTTCGCCCAGCGCGCCACCGCCGACCTCATGCCGATCATGCTGATGGACTCGGCATCGCTGGCGGAAAGCGAGGCGGAGCGCTTCAACCGCAGGCGCGCGCACGGCGAAGCGGAAATGCAGCCGCTGTACACCAGGGAGGATGTCGCCGACGCGATGGCGCAGGTGCGCGCGCTGCCCTACGACAAGCGCGAGACGATCCTCGGCGGCGTCGACGCCGCGTTCCGCGATGCCGGGCACATCCTCGGCTCCAGCATCGTCGAGCTGTGGGCGGACGGCCGGAAACTGGTGTTCTCCGGCGACCTCGGCCCGAAGGGCACGCCGATCCTGCGCGACCCGACCCCGATCCGCGAGGCCGACCTCGTCCTGATGGAATCGACCTACGGCGACCGCAACCACAAGGAGCGCGCGGAGACCATCGCCGAGCTCGGGCAGATCCTCGATGACGCCTGGCGCGACGGCGGCAACGTGCTGATCCCGGCGTTCGCGGTGGGGCGTTCGCAGGAACTGCTGTACTGGTTCGCCAGGCACTGGGACGAGTGGAAGCTGTCGCGCTGGACCATCTTCATCGACAGCCCGATGGCGGGCAAGGTGGTGGAGGTCTACGGCCGCCACCACGAATTGTTCGACGAGGATGCGCGGCGCGTGTGGGCGGAGCGGCCGAATCCGTTCAAGCTGCCCAACCTGCGGGTCACCGCCGATGTCGAGGAATCGATGGCGATCAACCGCATCGAGCGCGGCGCCATCGTCATCGCCGGCAGCGGCATGGCCAGCGGCGGCCGGATCCTGCACCACCTCCGCTACAACCTCGGACGCCGCGGCGCGCACGTGGTCTTCGTCGGCTACCAGGGCGTGGGCACGCTCGGCCGGCGCCTGGTCGACGGCGCCAGGTGGGTGCGCATCCACGGCAAGGATTACCGCGTCAACGCAGCGGTGCATACCGTCGGCGGCTTGTCCGCGCATGCCGACCAGCGCGGCCTGCTCGACTGGTTCGGCCATTTCGAGCCGAAGCCGCGGCTGGCGCTGGTGCATGGCGAGGACAAGGCGCGCGAGGCGCTGGCCGGCGAGATCGGCGAGCGCGACGGCATCGAGGTGGTGCTGGCGCGGCCGGGCATGGCCCTGCAGGCCTGA
- a CDS encoding DUF1801 domain-containing protein codes for MGELKTRPTTASVSGFLAQQADARRADCEAVLRMMEAATGERAEMWGAAIVGFGRFAYVDSAKKTREWPLVGFSPRKNDLTLYLMPGFDGCAESLAKLGRHKTGKSCLYLKRLADVDAGVLRELIERSVQAMAPQRIRR; via the coding sequence ATGGGCGAACTGAAGACGCGGCCGACCACGGCATCGGTATCGGGCTTCCTGGCGCAGCAGGCCGACGCGCGCCGCGCGGATTGCGAGGCGGTGCTGCGGATGATGGAAGCCGCCACCGGCGAGCGCGCGGAGATGTGGGGCGCGGCCATCGTCGGCTTCGGGCGCTTTGCCTACGTCGACAGCGCGAAGAAGACGCGCGAATGGCCGCTGGTCGGCTTCTCGCCGCGCAAGAACGACCTGACGCTGTACCTCATGCCGGGCTTCGACGGCTGCGCCGAGTCGCTGGCGAAGCTGGGCAGGCACAAGACCGGCAAGAGCTGCCTGTACCTGAAGCGGCTCGCCGACGTCGATGCCGGCGTGCTGCGGGAGTTGATCGAACGCTCGGTGCAGGCGATGGCGCCGCAGCGGATCCGGCGCTGA
- a CDS encoding low temperature requirement protein A gives MRFGSGAPVLRAAGAHRSHVGMVELFYDLVFVFAITQLSHGLLERLTPLGALQVGVLFVGAWWLWMYTTWCTNWLNPASTAVRQLLFALMLLGLLMSAALPHAFAERGLVFALAYVAQHLLRSLYMIRAFGPRTGHGRNFIRISLWLLASGVLWIVGGLADPQTRLAWWALAIAIEFLGPIAYFRLPGLGASSTADWDVDPQHMGERCGLFVIIALGESLLITGATFANLPWNQPSVLGFLAAFLGTVAMWWIYFDSGSERAVQHFEHAADRGRVARLAYTYLHIPIIAGIVVCAVADELVLVHPEHAENAGIAAILGGPFLYLLGNALFKWVTNQRRLPPFSHMVGLAVLAALSVPAFGHAFSALALGWLTTATLMLVALWEWFSLQRGKA, from the coding sequence ATGCGCTTCGGGTCCGGGGCGCCGGTGCTGCGCGCGGCCGGCGCGCACCGCAGCCATGTCGGCATGGTCGAACTGTTCTACGACCTGGTGTTCGTGTTCGCGATCACCCAGCTCTCGCACGGGTTGCTGGAACGCCTCACGCCACTGGGCGCGTTGCAGGTCGGCGTGCTCTTCGTCGGTGCCTGGTGGCTGTGGATGTACACCACCTGGTGCACGAACTGGTTGAATCCCGCGTCCACCGCGGTCCGCCAGCTGCTGTTCGCCTTGATGCTGCTGGGGTTGCTGATGTCGGCGGCCTTGCCGCACGCCTTCGCCGAGCGCGGCCTGGTGTTCGCGCTGGCCTACGTGGCGCAGCACCTGCTGCGTTCCCTCTACATGATCCGCGCGTTCGGCCCGCGCACCGGGCATGGGCGCAATTTCATCCGGATCAGCCTCTGGCTGCTGGCCTCCGGCGTGCTCTGGATCGTGGGCGGCCTGGCCGATCCGCAGACCCGGCTGGCGTGGTGGGCGCTGGCGATCGCCATCGAATTCCTCGGCCCGATCGCCTACTTCCGGCTGCCCGGACTGGGCGCATCGTCCACCGCCGACTGGGACGTCGATCCCCAGCACATGGGCGAACGCTGCGGCCTGTTCGTGATCATCGCCCTGGGCGAATCGCTGCTGATCACCGGCGCCACCTTCGCCAACCTGCCCTGGAACCAGCCCAGCGTGCTCGGCTTCCTGGCCGCGTTCCTCGGCACGGTGGCGATGTGGTGGATCTATTTCGATTCCGGTTCCGAGCGCGCCGTCCAGCACTTCGAACACGCCGCGGACCGCGGCCGCGTCGCCCGGCTCGCCTACACCTACCTGCACATCCCGATCATCGCCGGCATCGTCGTCTGCGCCGTCGCCGACGAACTGGTGCTGGTGCATCCCGAACACGCCGAGAATGCCGGGATCGCGGCGATCCTGGGCGGGCCGTTCCTGTACCTGCTGGGCAATGCGCTGTTCAAATGGGTGACCAACCAGCGCCGCTTGCCGCCGTTCTCGCACATGGTCGGCCTTGCCGTGCTGGCCGCGCTCTCGGTACCGGCGTTCGGCCACGCGTTCAGCGCCTTGGCGCTGGGCTGGCTGACCACCGCCACCCTGATGCTGGTGGCGCTGTGGGAATGGTTTTCGCTGCAGCGGGGCAAGGCCTAG
- a CDS encoding DEAD/DEAH box helicase, with product MTFETLGLAPALLRALADNNYNTPTPIQAEAIPLVLAGHDVLGGAQTGTGKTAAFALPVLNHLSKLTPPAGPRKPRALVLVPTRELAVQVADSFKTYGRHLKLNVTTLFGGVGMQPQIEQLRRGVDVLVACPGRLIDHLDRGSVKLDAVEVLILDEADRMLDMGFLPAIKRVLNRLPKQRQTLLFSATFEAQIKALALEFMHNPQQVQVAAQNTIAQTIAHRAHPVDGSRKRDLLIQILSQRHTDQVLVFGKTKHGCNRLAEQLEEAGLPSVAIHGNKSQAARQKALKDFKSGKARILVATDVAARGLDIPDLPLVINHDLPMVAEDYVHRIGRTGRNGATGEALSLVSPEEGGLLRQIQRLLKVDLVMDVVPGFAPSKPIRLDTPIPKNGGGGGQRPPSRPASRPHARPAARPTTHAGPKQHRSGGQAAYAGKRNAPRGTRA from the coding sequence ATGACGTTCGAAACCCTTGGCCTCGCGCCCGCCTTGCTGCGCGCGCTGGCCGACAACAACTACAACACCCCCACCCCGATCCAGGCCGAGGCGATCCCGCTGGTGCTGGCCGGCCACGACGTGCTGGGCGGCGCCCAGACCGGTACCGGCAAGACCGCGGCGTTCGCGCTGCCGGTGCTGAACCACCTGTCCAAGCTCACCCCGCCGGCCGGCCCGCGCAAGCCGCGCGCGCTGGTGCTGGTGCCGACCCGCGAACTCGCGGTGCAGGTCGCCGACAGCTTCAAGACCTACGGCCGCCACCTCAAGCTCAACGTCACCACCCTGTTCGGCGGGGTCGGCATGCAGCCGCAGATCGAGCAGCTGCGCCGCGGCGTGGACGTGCTGGTGGCCTGCCCGGGCCGCCTGATCGACCATCTGGATCGCGGCAGCGTGAAGCTGGATGCCGTGGAGGTGCTGATCCTGGACGAAGCCGACCGCATGCTCGACATGGGCTTCCTGCCGGCGATCAAGCGCGTCCTCAACCGCCTGCCGAAGCAGCGCCAGACCCTGCTGTTCTCGGCGACCTTCGAGGCGCAGATCAAGGCGCTGGCGCTGGAGTTCATGCACAACCCGCAGCAGGTGCAGGTGGCGGCGCAGAACACCATCGCCCAGACCATCGCCCACCGCGCGCACCCGGTCGACGGCTCGCGCAAGCGCGACCTGCTGATCCAGATCCTGTCGCAGCGCCACACCGACCAGGTGCTGGTGTTCGGCAAGACCAAGCACGGCTGCAACCGCCTGGCCGAACAGCTGGAGGAAGCGGGCCTGCCGTCGGTCGCGATCCACGGCAACAAGAGCCAGGCCGCGCGGCAGAAGGCGCTGAAGGACTTCAAGTCCGGCAAGGCGCGGATCCTGGTCGCCACCGACGTCGCCGCGCGCGGCCTCGACATCCCCGACCTGCCGCTGGTGATCAACCACGACCTGCCGATGGTCGCCGAGGACTACGTGCACCGCATCGGCCGCACCGGCCGCAATGGCGCGACCGGCGAGGCGCTGTCGCTGGTGTCGCCGGAGGAAGGCGGGCTGCTGCGGCAGATCCAGCGCCTGCTGAAGGTCGACCTGGTGATGGACGTGGTGCCCGGCTTCGCGCCGAGCAAGCCGATCCGCCTCGACACGCCGATCCCGAAGAACGGCGGTGGCGGCGGCCAGCGTCCGCCGAGCCGGCCGGCCTCGCGGCCGCATGCGCGCCCCGCCGCGCGCCCGACCACCCATGCGGGGCCGAAGCAGCACCGCAGCGGCGGCCAGGCCGCCTATGCCGGCAAGCGCAACGCCCCGCGCGGCACCCGCGCCTGA